A genomic region of Salinibacterium sp. NK8237 contains the following coding sequences:
- a CDS encoding cytochrome c biogenesis CcdA family protein translates to MLSLILLSFVAGVLTVAAPCVLPLLPVIVGGSIARTSSDSTVAERQWFRPVVIAVSLAGSVIIFTLLLKATTALLGIPQLVWQIIAGGILIIFGLTLVFPALWERFMLATGIQNRANAVMNRSYSRGGLGGDVMLGAALGPTFSSCSPTYALILATVLPVSFAEGLLYIVVYAIGLAVALLMIAFLGQAFARKLGWLANPNGVFKRVIGIILLVVGLAVILGLDKQFQSYVLEQGWYDPIQRFEESITG, encoded by the coding sequence ATGCTCAGCCTGATTCTGCTCTCGTTTGTGGCGGGAGTTCTGACGGTTGCCGCGCCCTGCGTGCTGCCGCTGTTGCCGGTCATCGTTGGCGGCTCGATCGCGCGCACCAGCAGTGACTCCACGGTGGCTGAACGCCAGTGGTTCCGCCCCGTTGTCATTGCGGTGAGCCTCGCCGGCTCAGTGATTATCTTCACGTTGCTGCTCAAAGCAACGACAGCCCTGCTAGGGATCCCGCAGCTGGTGTGGCAGATCATTGCCGGCGGCATCCTGATCATCTTCGGCCTCACGCTGGTATTCCCCGCTCTCTGGGAGCGCTTTATGCTCGCCACGGGCATCCAAAATCGGGCAAACGCCGTGATGAACCGTTCATATTCACGCGGCGGCCTTGGCGGCGATGTGATGCTCGGTGCAGCACTCGGCCCGACCTTCAGCAGCTGCTCTCCCACCTATGCGCTCATCTTGGCGACAGTGTTGCCGGTCTCGTTTGCCGAGGGCCTGCTCTACATCGTCGTATACGCCATCGGCCTCGCCGTCGCGCTGCTCATGATCGCGTTCCTCGGTCAGGCATTCGCTCGCAAACTCGGCTGGCTCGCTAACCCCAACGGCGTCTTCAAGCGCGTGATCGGCATCATTCTGTTGGTCGTGGGTCTCGCCGTCATCCTGGGTCTCGATAAGCAGTTCCAGAGCTATGTGCTCGAGCAGGGCTGGTACGACCCGATTCAACGGTTCGAAGAGAGCATTACCGGCTAG
- a CDS encoding OsmC family protein — MTLLTNETTTIDLAADRAARLTAAGAAWNSRIAAKPAAAELTYAVTGKGVGSVGTVLKAGKHVFHIDEPEGLAGDDVAASPVEIALGALIACQVVVFRLYAQALDIQVDDISVKAEGDLDVRGLFGIDENVRNGFGAIRLFATITGPESQERYDELRDAVDAHCPVLDLFANPTSITTQVVKG; from the coding sequence ATGACACTTCTCACGAACGAAACCACGACCATTGATCTCGCTGCCGACCGTGCAGCCCGACTCACCGCTGCCGGCGCTGCCTGGAACTCGCGAATTGCCGCAAAGCCCGCCGCGGCCGAACTCACCTACGCCGTCACAGGTAAGGGCGTTGGCTCTGTCGGCACCGTACTCAAGGCGGGAAAGCACGTTTTCCACATCGACGAGCCCGAGGGACTCGCCGGTGATGACGTTGCCGCGAGCCCCGTCGAGATTGCTCTTGGCGCGCTGATCGCCTGTCAGGTAGTCGTCTTCCGTCTCTACGCCCAGGCGCTCGACATCCAAGTCGATGACATCTCGGTCAAGGCTGAGGGCGACCTCGACGTTCGCGGCCTCTTCGGAATCGACGAGAACGTGCGCAACGGCTTCGGCGCCATCCGTCTCTTCGCGACCATCACCGGTCCAGAGTCGCAGGAACGTTACGACGAGTTGCGCGACGCCGTCGACGCCCACTGCCCCGTACTCGACCTGTTCGCGAACCCCACCTCAATCACCACTCAGGTGGTAAAAGGCTAA
- a CDS encoding VanZ family protein, with translation MFRSRFAVAAAAALYFAALASLAFVIAPGSNGRFWIWTTVAFIPVGIFLVGMFGRRRWWAALAFSIVAAAWLEAAQTVWMPAGYADVVDILLAAIGSGIGVSIAVSIAVVREHAQQQNAAYAQPSRNLARSRRASASNPAAPLNLKR, from the coding sequence ATGTTCCGATCGAGATTTGCCGTTGCGGCCGCCGCAGCGCTCTACTTCGCCGCCCTGGCGAGTCTCGCTTTCGTGATCGCCCCGGGCAGCAACGGTCGCTTCTGGATCTGGACCACCGTTGCGTTCATCCCCGTTGGCATTTTCTTGGTTGGCATGTTCGGCAGGCGCCGTTGGTGGGCAGCACTCGCCTTCAGCATTGTTGCCGCAGCGTGGCTCGAAGCCGCCCAGACGGTGTGGATGCCCGCCGGCTACGCCGATGTCGTTGACATTCTGCTCGCGGCAATCGGCTCCGGAATCGGAGTTTCGATAGCCGTCAGTATCGCTGTCGTGCGTGAACATGCCCAACAGCAGAATGCGGCTTACGCACAGCCGTCGAGGAACCTCGCACGCTCTCGTCGCGCCTCCGCCAGCAACCCGGCGGCACCACTTAACCTCAAGCGGTGA
- a CDS encoding alpha/beta hydrolase — translation MSRTTEPRPWIKRRSSQIGLVALSLGIIAALVWTLSPWPAALLIRAMFEADASKVIAEMDGHATTVPLTATLDEVYGDEGAETSLDVYSPAASSGPLTTVVWIHGGAWISGDKSNITPYARNLAAEGFTVVAVNYTVAPDAIYPTALTQLNDAMGYLVDNAERLRIDPDNIVFAGDSAGSQLSAQLATAITNPSYATTLGLTPTLSADQLSGVILNCGIYDVSGIPNAPGLGGWGFRIALWAYIGDKDWSDQPGGDEMSVIDDVTADFPSTWISGGNADPLTPSQSVAFADALDTLGVETTRVFYADDQAEQLPHEYQFHLDFEDARSAFDSTVAFVKSVEQ, via the coding sequence ATGAGTCGCACAACCGAGCCACGTCCCTGGATTAAACGTCGCTCGAGTCAGATCGGCTTAGTCGCGCTGTCTCTCGGCATCATTGCTGCTCTCGTCTGGACACTGAGCCCCTGGCCCGCTGCACTGCTCATCCGGGCGATGTTCGAGGCCGATGCCTCCAAAGTTATCGCCGAGATGGACGGCCACGCCACGACGGTTCCCCTCACCGCGACGCTGGATGAGGTGTACGGCGATGAGGGCGCGGAGACCTCGCTCGATGTCTACTCTCCGGCTGCGTCATCCGGTCCCCTCACTACCGTCGTCTGGATTCATGGCGGTGCCTGGATCTCGGGCGACAAGTCGAACATCACCCCCTACGCCCGCAATCTGGCCGCCGAGGGATTCACTGTTGTCGCGGTGAACTACACAGTGGCTCCCGATGCGATCTACCCCACGGCGCTCACTCAGCTGAACGACGCGATGGGCTACCTCGTCGATAACGCGGAGCGGCTCCGCATCGATCCCGACAACATCGTGTTCGCGGGAGACTCTGCTGGTTCGCAGCTCAGTGCCCAACTCGCCACGGCCATCACGAACCCCAGCTATGCGACGACGCTCGGGCTCACACCAACCCTGAGCGCTGACCAACTGAGCGGGGTCATCCTCAATTGCGGCATCTATGACGTCAGCGGCATCCCCAATGCTCCGGGGCTTGGCGGTTGGGGTTTCCGCATCGCGTTATGGGCGTACATCGGCGACAAGGACTGGTCTGATCAGCCCGGTGGCGACGAGATGTCGGTCATTGACGATGTCACTGCTGACTTTCCGAGCACGTGGATCTCCGGCGGCAACGCTGATCCGCTCACCCCGTCGCAGTCAGTGGCGTTCGCTGATGCCCTCGACACGCTTGGCGTCGAGACGACCCGCGTTTTCTATGCCGACGATCAGGCCGAGCAGCTGCCGCACGAGTACCAGTTTCACCTTGATTTTGAGGATGCCCGTTCGGCCTTCGACTCGACGGTCGCCTTTGTGAAGTCCGTCGAGCAATAG
- a CDS encoding SRPBCC family protein, whose translation MTRAVKRGVTATAHARTRTNAQQAYEFSGPLDPGQFYPRFGPLPAVVTVLEQSGTWNAVGHSRRLVLSDGGHVIETITDADAPELFAYELSDFQKLFGMLVSGARAEWRFDDRSTGSRIRWSYTFFAKPARGWIVWLIVRLWWGRYMRRVLPPIAREVERLAAR comes from the coding sequence ATGACTCGCGCCGTTAAGCGTGGAGTGACGGCAACCGCGCACGCCCGCACTCGAACGAATGCTCAGCAGGCGTATGAGTTCTCGGGTCCGCTTGACCCTGGGCAGTTTTATCCCCGGTTCGGCCCGTTGCCAGCGGTCGTTACGGTGCTCGAGCAGTCGGGAACGTGGAACGCAGTGGGGCACTCTAGGCGTCTTGTTCTCTCCGACGGTGGCCACGTGATCGAAACGATTACCGACGCTGATGCTCCTGAATTGTTTGCCTACGAACTCAGCGACTTTCAGAAACTCTTCGGGATGCTCGTTTCTGGTGCCCGAGCTGAATGGCGTTTCGACGACCGCTCGACAGGTTCGCGCATCCGCTGGAGCTACACCTTTTTCGCCAAACCGGCCCGTGGCTGGATTGTGTGGCTGATTGTTCGACTGTGGTGGGGGCGCTACATGCGTCGAGTGCTGCCACCCATCGCGCGTGAAGTGGAGCGGCTCGCGGCACGCTAG
- a CDS encoding thioredoxin family protein: MNKRIIAVIVALAVVVIAAVSIVAAQNPNSSDESTATDSTSQSAESSSDSGAEAEDVVAVENDGGGSYVDYSPSAVADADGRVILFFHATWCPQCVSADGDITASGVPSGITIVKVDYDTNQDLRAEYGVTQQTTFVEVDSNGEKVQENFVATVEPTLNAVLTALG, from the coding sequence ATGAACAAGCGAATTATCGCGGTCATTGTTGCTCTTGCCGTCGTTGTGATTGCAGCAGTTTCGATCGTCGCAGCCCAGAATCCGAACAGCTCGGACGAGTCGACTGCCACCGACAGCACGTCTCAGAGCGCTGAGAGCTCGAGCGACTCCGGCGCCGAAGCCGAGGACGTTGTTGCTGTCGAGAACGACGGTGGCGGCTCCTACGTCGACTACAGCCCCTCGGCTGTTGCAGATGCCGATGGTCGCGTCATCCTGTTCTTCCACGCCACCTGGTGCCCCCAGTGCGTCTCGGCCGATGGCGACATCACGGCGTCAGGTGTTCCGTCGGGCATCACGATCGTGAAGGTCGACTACGACACCAACCAAGATCTGCGAGCCGAATACGGTGTTACTCAGCAGACGACGTTTGTTGAGGTCGATTCCAACGGCGAAAAGGTACAAGAAAACTTTGTTGCAACCGTCGAACCCACGTTGAACGCGGTTCTCACCGCCCTCGGCTAA
- a CDS encoding DUF1761 domain-containing protein — protein sequence MVPEINYIAVILATLSSMIVGTIWYSPRVFGNYWMKAANVTPSGNTADAVRPIVVTVIVSFFTAWILAGAAFIASDFYGGSFFLNTVLTSIVLWGGFTAARFITHDQFDGRPNGLTVLNVSHEFVTIVVMAIIIGVWPA from the coding sequence ATGGTTCCCGAAATTAACTACATCGCCGTCATCCTTGCGACGCTATCGAGCATGATCGTCGGCACCATTTGGTATTCCCCGCGCGTATTTGGCAACTACTGGATGAAGGCAGCCAACGTCACCCCCAGCGGCAACACTGCGGATGCCGTTCGACCCATTGTGGTCACCGTCATCGTGAGTTTCTTCACAGCCTGGATTCTTGCCGGCGCCGCCTTCATCGCCTCTGACTTTTATGGCGGAAGCTTCTTTCTCAACACGGTCTTGACGAGCATCGTGTTGTGGGGTGGCTTCACCGCGGCCCGCTTCATTACTCACGACCAGTTCGATGGTCGCCCCAACGGCCTCACCGTATTGAACGTGAGCCACGAGTTCGTGACGATTGTGGTTATGGCGATCATCATCGGGGTGTGGCCGGCGTAA
- a CDS encoding MFS transporter, whose product MTSNIPMGATTGPIPIPTSIFSAHLLWTTIGAFALIFLGAFETLAVTTIMPTISRDLDGQALYSVAFSSTLAASVIGMVLAGQWSDRTGPAKPLIAAMAVFTLGLLAAGFAGTMSIFIAGRFLQGLGSGGLIVALYVVVARLYPAALHPKIFGLFASAWVLPSLIGPPLAGVVAEQISWHWVFFGVVFLVLAAAFAILPAIRILVSQPVVPAEKSSGSRAVVWAIIAALAVMGISLGGEREGALAWPLAGGAFVIVIIALRPLLPTGSLSFRRGLPATIVLRGFFAAAFFSTEVYLPYLLNERYGLPAWAAGLILTVGAVSWAVGSALQGRLPESVSHGRVVVAGALLLSVGIATQLITAYFMLSLWVAAIGWLVAGAGMGITFPRLSTLVLSQSSARDQGFNSAALSISDAAGGAIAIAFSGLVFAAVGGLADGAGFVAALGLATVVAIASVPVALRVRT is encoded by the coding sequence ATGACAAGCAACATCCCCATGGGCGCAACCACCGGCCCTATCCCTATTCCGACGAGCATTTTTTCGGCCCACCTACTGTGGACAACGATCGGGGCCTTTGCTCTGATCTTCTTGGGCGCTTTCGAGACGCTCGCAGTCACCACGATCATGCCGACGATTAGTCGTGATCTCGACGGTCAGGCGCTCTATTCGGTCGCGTTCTCGAGCACTCTTGCCGCGAGCGTGATCGGAATGGTGCTTGCCGGTCAGTGGTCAGACCGCACCGGGCCGGCCAAGCCGCTGATCGCGGCCATGGCAGTCTTCACACTCGGTCTTCTGGCGGCGGGCTTTGCCGGAACGATGAGTATTTTCATCGCGGGCCGCTTTCTGCAAGGGCTTGGCTCCGGAGGGCTCATTGTTGCGCTGTATGTGGTCGTCGCGCGCCTCTATCCGGCGGCGTTGCATCCGAAAATCTTTGGGCTCTTCGCCTCGGCGTGGGTATTGCCCTCGCTGATCGGTCCGCCTCTTGCTGGCGTCGTTGCCGAACAGATCAGCTGGCACTGGGTTTTCTTCGGCGTCGTGTTTCTGGTGCTGGCGGCGGCATTCGCGATCCTGCCTGCTATTCGCATCCTGGTGAGTCAGCCGGTGGTACCTGCCGAGAAGTCGTCGGGCAGCCGCGCTGTGGTCTGGGCGATCATTGCCGCGCTGGCAGTGATGGGCATCAGCCTCGGTGGTGAACGGGAAGGTGCTCTGGCCTGGCCACTCGCCGGGGGAGCGTTCGTGATCGTCATCATTGCGCTGCGGCCGTTGCTGCCCACCGGTTCGTTGAGCTTCCGACGCGGGCTGCCCGCCACGATCGTGTTGCGCGGTTTCTTTGCCGCAGCCTTCTTCTCGACCGAGGTCTATTTGCCGTACTTGCTGAACGAACGCTACGGTTTGCCCGCCTGGGCCGCGGGTCTCATCCTCACGGTCGGTGCCGTCTCGTGGGCGGTGGGCTCAGCGCTGCAGGGCCGCCTTCCGGAATCTGTTTCTCATGGGCGCGTAGTGGTTGCGGGCGCACTCTTGCTCAGCGTGGGAATCGCCACTCAGCTCATCACCGCGTATTTCATGCTCTCGTTGTGGGTCGCCGCGATCGGCTGGCTCGTCGCTGGCGCTGGCATGGGCATCACCTTTCCGCGGCTCTCGACCCTCGTGCTCAGCCAATCCAGCGCTCGAGACCAAGGTTTCAATAGCGCTGCGTTGTCGATTTCGGATGCCGCTGGTGGCGCCATTGCGATCGCCTTCAGCGGTCTTGTTTTCGCTGCCGTCGGCGGCCTCGCGGATGGGGCCGGCTTCGTAGCGGCGCTCGGTCTGGCGACGGTTGTGGCAATCGCATCCGTGCCGGTCGCGCTGCGAGTCCGCACGTAA
- a CDS encoding glucose-6-phosphate dehydrogenase, with the protein MTARIDTLIILGAGGDLTSRLLLPGLASYLASGEATTLALIGVDRQEMDDAAWQKRVAASFATQASSAADAVASAAHYVQADVTNAQQVRQVIESATGRVALYFALPPAIAQQVVSVLATFDLPEGIVLALEKPFGSDEASARDLNRVLQTIVPEQQIFRVDHFLGKSTVLNLIGLRFANRVFEPLLAAPNVAKVELIFDEALALEGRAGYYDRAGAVVDMIQSHLLLVMALTAMEPPASVSAEDLRGSMAQVLRATRVQTADGTCARRARYTAGTIGDRTLPAYVDEDGVNPDLGTETLAEVTFEIDNWRWAGVPFVLRSGKAIGKARQDIVITFAPVPHLPYGLTGSEDPAKLTISIKPATLELDLIVNGAGDPFTLDRTQLTTTLGDPAMSAYGEVIASLVDGDPVLSVRGDVAEQCWRIVAPVIDAFRNNQVPLEEYPAGSPGPESWKSA; encoded by the coding sequence ATGACGGCACGGATTGACACACTGATCATCTTGGGTGCAGGCGGAGACCTCACGTCCCGCCTGCTGTTGCCCGGCCTTGCGTCGTATCTGGCCAGTGGTGAAGCCACAACGCTCGCTCTGATTGGCGTTGATCGTCAAGAAATGGATGACGCGGCTTGGCAGAAGCGCGTTGCGGCGTCGTTTGCGACTCAGGCTTCGTCTGCTGCCGACGCCGTGGCCAGTGCAGCGCACTACGTGCAGGCCGACGTCACCAACGCGCAGCAAGTGCGCCAGGTGATCGAATCGGCTACCGGCCGTGTCGCGCTGTACTTTGCGCTGCCTCCCGCAATCGCCCAACAGGTTGTTTCGGTATTGGCGACATTCGATTTGCCCGAGGGGATTGTGTTGGCCCTCGAGAAGCCATTCGGAAGTGATGAGGCAAGCGCCCGCGATCTGAATCGAGTGCTGCAGACGATTGTGCCTGAGCAGCAGATTTTTCGAGTTGACCACTTCTTGGGCAAGTCGACGGTGCTGAACCTCATCGGTTTGCGATTCGCGAACCGCGTTTTTGAGCCGCTGTTGGCGGCGCCCAATGTGGCAAAAGTTGAGTTGATTTTTGATGAGGCACTCGCGCTCGAAGGCCGCGCCGGGTACTACGATCGCGCCGGTGCTGTTGTTGACATGATTCAGAGCCACTTGCTTCTTGTCATGGCGCTCACGGCGATGGAACCGCCGGCGAGTGTGAGCGCAGAAGATCTGCGGGGGTCAATGGCTCAGGTGCTTCGAGCAACGCGAGTGCAGACGGCAGATGGCACGTGCGCTCGGCGGGCGCGCTACACGGCGGGCACGATCGGCGACCGCACTCTTCCGGCTTACGTTGACGAAGATGGTGTGAATCCTGATCTCGGCACAGAGACTTTGGCTGAAGTGACGTTCGAGATCGATAACTGGCGTTGGGCTGGCGTGCCGTTCGTGCTGCGTTCGGGCAAGGCCATTGGCAAAGCTCGCCAAGACATCGTGATCACGTTTGCGCCCGTGCCACACCTTCCTTACGGGCTCACGGGCAGCGAAGATCCTGCGAAGCTCACCATCTCGATCAAGCCGGCCACTCTTGAACTTGATCTCATCGTGAACGGTGCTGGCGACCCCTTCACTCTCGACCGTACGCAACTGACGACAACCCTTGGCGATCCGGCTATGAGCGCCTATGGCGAAGTCATTGCCTCTCTCGTCGATGGCGACCCGGTGCTCTCGGTGCGGGGCGATGTTGCCGAGCAGTGCTGGCGAATAGTCGCTCCCGTGATCGACGCTTTCCGCAACAATCAGGTTCCCCTTGAGGAGTATCCGGCAGGCTCGCCCGGTCCTGAATCGTGGAAATCCGCATGA
- the gatB gene encoding Asp-tRNA(Asn)/Glu-tRNA(Gln) amidotransferase subunit GatB — protein MAKAELMDYDKALELFEPTLGFEVHVELNTQTKMFSDAPNPAASGAEHGEPNTMITPVDLGLPGSLPVVNEEAIKYSISLGLALGCQIAPSSRFARKNYFYPDLAKNYQISQFDEPIAFEGSVDIELESGRTITIPIERAHMEEDAGKLTHVGGATGRIQGAEYSLVDYNRAGVPLVEIVTHMITGTEADAPEVGKAYVSAIRDIVRSLGISEARMERGNLRCDANISLSPRGSGKLGTRTETKNVNSMRSVERAVRYEIQRQAAILQKGGTITQETRHWHEDTGVTSAGRPKSDADDYRYFPEPDLLPVEPSLALIEELRAALPEPPAERRKRLQAAWGFTDLEFRDVNNAGLFTEIEMTIEAGTTAAQARKWWTGEIARLANIQGADPSSLITPVDVAALVTLINDGVLNDSLARQVLEGVIAGEGSPAEVVESRGLKLVSDDGPLIAAIDEALAAQPDVLAKIRDGKVQAAGAVIGAVMKAMKGQADAARVRELVLERASAE, from the coding sequence GTGGCTAAAGCTGAATTGATGGACTACGACAAAGCACTCGAACTATTTGAGCCGACGCTCGGTTTCGAGGTGCACGTCGAGTTGAATACCCAGACCAAGATGTTCTCGGATGCGCCGAACCCGGCAGCATCCGGTGCTGAGCACGGCGAACCGAACACCATGATCACTCCGGTAGATCTCGGTTTGCCCGGCAGCTTGCCTGTCGTCAACGAAGAGGCGATCAAGTATTCGATCTCTCTCGGCCTGGCGCTCGGCTGCCAGATTGCGCCGAGTTCACGCTTTGCCCGCAAAAACTATTTCTACCCCGACCTGGCGAAGAACTACCAGATCAGCCAGTTCGATGAGCCGATTGCATTCGAGGGTTCTGTCGATATTGAGCTCGAGAGCGGTCGCACGATCACGATTCCGATCGAGCGCGCTCACATGGAAGAAGACGCCGGCAAGCTCACTCACGTGGGCGGCGCTACCGGTCGCATCCAGGGTGCCGAGTACTCGCTCGTCGATTACAACCGCGCGGGTGTTCCCCTCGTCGAGATCGTCACGCACATGATTACGGGCACCGAAGCGGATGCTCCCGAGGTCGGCAAGGCGTATGTGTCGGCTATTCGTGACATCGTTCGTTCGCTCGGTATTTCTGAAGCCCGCATGGAGCGCGGCAACTTGCGCTGTGACGCGAACATTTCGTTGAGCCCACGGGGTTCCGGAAAGCTCGGCACGCGCACGGAGACCAAGAACGTGAACTCGATGCGCAGCGTTGAGCGCGCGGTTCGCTACGAAATTCAACGACAGGCGGCCATTCTCCAGAAGGGTGGCACGATCACTCAGGAGACGCGCCACTGGCACGAAGACACCGGTGTTACCAGTGCAGGTCGCCCCAAGAGCGACGCTGATGACTACCGTTACTTCCCGGAGCCTGACCTGCTGCCTGTTGAGCCGTCGCTCGCACTGATCGAAGAGCTGCGCGCGGCACTCCCCGAGCCTCCGGCCGAGCGTCGCAAGCGTCTGCAGGCCGCGTGGGGCTTCACCGATCTTGAGTTCCGCGATGTCAACAATGCTGGTCTCTTCACTGAGATCGAGATGACCATCGAGGCAGGCACGACTGCAGCTCAGGCCCGCAAGTGGTGGACGGGCGAAATCGCTCGACTCGCGAACATCCAGGGTGCAGACCCCAGCTCATTGATTACCCCTGTGGATGTCGCGGCTCTCGTCACGCTCATCAACGATGGTGTTCTCAACGACAGTCTGGCCCGCCAGGTTCTCGAGGGTGTCATTGCTGGCGAGGGTTCGCCTGCCGAGGTCGTCGAGAGCCGTGGACTCAAGTTGGTCTCGGATGACGGCCCGCTCATTGCGGCGATCGATGAGGCGCTTGCTGCTCAGCCTGATGTTCTTGCGAAGATTCGCGATGGCAAGGTTCAGGCGGCCGGTGCGGTTATCGGTGCGGTCATGAAGGCAATGAAGGGTCAGGCTGACGCCGCTCGCGTGCGTGAACTTGTTCTGGAGCGCGCTTCCGCCGAATAG
- a CDS encoding DMT family transporter has protein sequence MKRSSTTLGMLIALVAAASFGLSGALVKPVLEAGWSPAAAVTLRVLIGGAVLAPFAIIALKGRWFALWYARSRILLMAIIGVSGTQLVYFAAIERIPVGIAILLEYMAPLLLVAFAWVTSRRTPKAVVLIGSVVALGGLILVVSPEGSGALDPLGIIFGACAAVGAAVYYVVAARTSEGLPAVALASAGLLLGGLILGLVGLVGIVPFDMPMVDVTVLGIVAPWWVPLLIVGIVATGIAYSTSIMASEMLGSRLASFVGLLEVVTAAIYAWLLIGENLSIMQFIGGALILAGIAFVRSEKSEEFSDFTIEAEAIPSDDDEPILAPASAPLEPGTDTVPLRHVQSSGG, from the coding sequence ATGAAACGTTCATCCACCACCCTCGGCATGCTCATTGCACTAGTTGCTGCAGCCAGTTTCGGGCTCTCCGGAGCACTCGTGAAGCCCGTCCTCGAAGCAGGGTGGAGCCCAGCGGCTGCCGTGACACTTCGAGTGCTTATTGGTGGTGCGGTGCTGGCGCCGTTCGCGATTATCGCCCTCAAAGGTCGCTGGTTCGCGCTCTGGTACGCGCGCAGTCGCATCCTTCTCATGGCGATCATTGGCGTGTCAGGAACCCAGTTGGTGTACTTCGCGGCGATCGAACGCATTCCGGTCGGCATCGCGATTCTCTTGGAATACATGGCGCCGCTGTTGCTCGTCGCGTTCGCGTGGGTAACGTCACGGCGTACGCCCAAGGCTGTTGTTCTTATTGGCTCCGTTGTCGCCCTCGGCGGGCTCATTCTGGTCGTCTCTCCTGAGGGGTCTGGTGCTCTTGATCCGCTCGGAATCATCTTTGGAGCGTGCGCCGCTGTCGGTGCGGCTGTGTACTACGTGGTTGCCGCGCGAACGAGCGAGGGGCTTCCGGCCGTCGCGCTGGCATCGGCTGGCCTGCTGCTCGGTGGGCTCATTCTCGGTCTTGTCGGTCTCGTGGGCATTGTGCCGTTCGATATGCCGATGGTGGATGTCACGGTGCTCGGCATCGTGGCTCCGTGGTGGGTTCCGCTGCTCATCGTGGGTATCGTCGCGACCGGTATCGCGTACTCGACGAGCATCATGGCGAGCGAAATGCTCGGTTCTCGTCTCGCGTCGTTCGTCGGATTGCTCGAGGTTGTCACGGCGGCGATTTACGCCTGGCTATTGATCGGCGAGAACCTGTCGATCATGCAGTTCATCGGGGGAGCCCTGATTTTGGCCGGGATCGCCTTCGTTCGCTCCGAGAAGTCTGAAGAGTTCAGCGACTTCACGATTGAGGCTGAAGCTATTCCGAGCGACGACGATGAACCAATTTTGGCCCCAGCATCCGCGCCGCTCGAACCGGGTACCGATACGGTGCCGCTGCGCCACGTACAATCATCTGGTGGCTAA
- a CDS encoding glutamyl-tRNA amidotransferase — translation MSDSAELVVEIHVPLTPDANAAEGESRFPWIESLVEFTNELEEGGEIFVVEEGDVFNDAYVIVITGADESTLTGVANRVANLPGIPTGVFAVVTDADADELGQGTVVEIS, via the coding sequence ATGTCTGATTCTGCTGAACTCGTTGTCGAAATCCACGTACCGCTTACCCCCGACGCCAATGCGGCCGAGGGCGAGTCGCGGTTCCCTTGGATCGAATCGCTCGTGGAGTTCACGAACGAGCTCGAAGAGGGCGGCGAGATTTTCGTTGTCGAAGAGGGCGACGTGTTCAACGACGCTTATGTCATCGTGATCACGGGTGCCGACGAGTCGACGCTCACCGGCGTGGCTAATCGTGTGGCGAACCTTCCCGGCATCCCGACCGGCGTTTTTGCTGTGGTCACGGATGCCGATGCTGACGAGTTGGGGCAGGGCACGGTCGTCGAGATTTCCTAG
- a CDS encoding DUF1905 domain-containing protein: MKPEFEFTSEITPWSSKPSVYFVQVPPDVGADVKEIPSPPRGFGAVAVEVTIGATTWTTSIFPNSSADDSFFLPVKAAVRRAEGLELGDQVHVSIQLI; the protein is encoded by the coding sequence ATGAAGCCCGAGTTCGAGTTCACGTCTGAGATCACCCCGTGGTCGTCAAAGCCCAGCGTGTATTTTGTGCAGGTGCCGCCGGATGTCGGAGCCGACGTTAAAGAGATCCCGTCACCGCCGCGGGGGTTCGGTGCGGTCGCAGTAGAGGTCACTATTGGCGCCACCACGTGGACGACGTCGATCTTTCCCAACAGCAGTGCGGACGACAGCTTCTTTCTTCCCGTCAAGGCCGCTGTGCGCCGCGCTGAGGGTTTAGAGCTCGGTGACCAGGTGCACGTGTCGATCCAGCTCATCTAG